A single genomic interval of Acidobacteriota bacterium harbors:
- a CDS encoding type IV pili twitching motility protein PilT, translating into MTATLSDLLKKMLEMNGSDLHISTNSPPQVRVHGHLQPLDMPMLTPSETKQLAYSVLTDAQKHRFEENLELDFSFGLKGLARFRGNLFNQRGATGAVFRVIPYEIRSFQQLNLPPIVAKLCEKPRGLILITGPTGSGKSTTLAAMIDKINTERHDHIITIEDPIEFVHQNKNCLVNQREVHSDTKSFSDALRAALREDPDVVLIGEMRDLETIESALRIAETGHLTFGTLHTNSAASTINRVIDVFPSHQQSQIRAQLSLVLEGVLCQSLLPKIGGQGRSCAMEILVPNAAVRNLIREDKIHQIYSAMQSGQDKYGMQTFNQSLASLYFSKQISLETALLRSSMPDELQEMINRGQAAVGAKAAPAAGRK; encoded by the coding sequence ATGACTGCGACGCTAAGTGATCTGTTAAAGAAGATGTTGGAGATGAACGGAAGTGATCTTCACATCTCCACCAATTCCCCACCACAGGTGCGAGTGCATGGCCATCTCCAGCCTCTGGATATGCCGATGCTCACTCCGTCAGAAACAAAGCAGCTGGCCTACAGCGTGTTGACGGACGCGCAGAAGCACCGCTTTGAAGAGAATCTCGAACTCGACTTCTCGTTTGGACTGAAGGGACTGGCGCGCTTCCGCGGCAATCTCTTTAATCAACGCGGAGCGACGGGCGCTGTCTTTCGCGTGATCCCGTATGAGATCAGATCGTTCCAACAACTAAACCTTCCTCCCATTGTGGCAAAGCTGTGTGAAAAGCCGAGAGGACTCATTCTGATTACGGGTCCTACCGGGTCGGGAAAATCGACTACGCTCGCGGCCATGATCGACAAGATCAACACCGAGCGTCACGATCACATCATCACCATCGAAGACCCGATCGAGTTCGTGCACCAGAACAAGAACTGCCTCGTCAATCAGCGCGAGGTCCACTCTGATACGAAATCATTCAGCGATGCCTTGCGCGCAGCGCTGCGTGAAGATCCTGACGTCGTGCTGATCGGCGAGATGCGCGATCTTGAGACGATCGAGTCAGCGTTGCGTATCGCTGAAACGGGCCACCTCACTTTCGGCACCTTGCACACGAACTCAGCCGCTTCCACGATTAACCGTGTAATTGACGTTTTTCCCTCGCACCAGCAATCCCAGATTCGCGCCCAGCTATCGCTGGTTCTCGAAGGGGTGCTCTGCCAATCGCTGTTGCCAAAGATCGGCGGCCAGGGGCGCAGCTGTGCGATGGAGATTCTCGTACCGAACGCGGCCGTACGCAACTTGATCCGCGAAGACAAGATTCACCAGATTTACTCAGCAATGCAGTCTGGGCAGGACAAGTACGGAATGCAGACGTTCAATCAGTCTTTGGCGAGTTTGTATTTCAGCAAGCAGATTTCGCTTGAAACAGCATTACTGCGTTCGTCAATGCCAGACGAGCTGCAGGAGATGATCAATCGCGGACAGGCGGCCGTGGGGGCCAAGGCGGCTCCAGCCGCGGGACGCAAATAG
- a CDS encoding pilus assembly protein PilC, with protein MPIYKFSGVDASGSRVAGEREATNKQVLQANLRKERVANIVIKEKGKEFTLPTLGSGKVPVKDIAIFFRQFSVMIDAGLPLVQCLEILAANQENPAFQKSLTGVRVTVEGGSTLANAMRQYPKVFDDLTTNMVEAGETGGILDVILQRLATYVEKAVKLKSAVKSALIYPVSVITIAVLVVGALLKFVVPIFEKLFAGLGVDLPLPTRIVISFSQFVQNFWWVAIVGLIAAVFGIKQVRKDPKGKYLTDNLLLKLPVVGVLLRKIAVARFTRTLGTLITSGVPILEGLSITARTSGNAVLEQALLKVRKAIEEGRTIVDPLKECGVFPNMVTQMIGVGEATGAMDNMLQKIADFYEDEVDAATKDLLTMLEPLMIAFLGVAVGGIVISLYMPLFSMIAKLSG; from the coding sequence ATGCCGATCTACAAATTTTCAGGAGTCGATGCTTCCGGAAGCAGAGTTGCCGGCGAGCGCGAGGCCACGAACAAGCAGGTGCTCCAGGCGAACTTGCGCAAAGAGCGCGTAGCCAACATCGTGATTAAGGAAAAGGGCAAGGAGTTTACTCTTCCCACGCTCGGTTCCGGCAAGGTCCCGGTAAAGGACATCGCCATTTTCTTCCGGCAGTTTTCGGTCATGATCGACGCCGGTCTGCCACTTGTGCAATGCCTGGAAATTCTGGCGGCTAATCAGGAGAATCCCGCCTTTCAAAAGTCGCTCACAGGCGTCCGAGTGACCGTGGAAGGCGGCTCGACTCTCGCCAACGCCATGCGTCAATACCCGAAAGTCTTTGATGATTTGACCACAAACATGGTGGAGGCGGGTGAGACCGGCGGTATTCTGGACGTCATCCTCCAACGCCTGGCTACGTATGTAGAAAAGGCCGTCAAACTGAAATCTGCGGTGAAGTCAGCCTTGATCTATCCAGTTTCGGTTATTACGATCGCGGTGCTCGTCGTGGGCGCACTGCTCAAATTCGTTGTTCCCATTTTTGAAAAGCTGTTTGCTGGATTGGGTGTCGATCTGCCACTCCCAACACGAATCGTCATTAGTTTCAGCCAATTTGTGCAGAACTTCTGGTGGGTTGCTATCGTAGGTTTGATCGCAGCGGTCTTTGGCATCAAGCAGGTTAGAAAAGATCCCAAGGGCAAGTACCTCACCGATAACCTGCTGCTCAAGCTGCCTGTCGTCGGAGTATTGCTGCGAAAGATCGCCGTGGCCCGATTTACTCGAACTCTAGGTACGCTTATCACCTCCGGAGTCCCCATACTTGAGGGACTCTCAATTACTGCTCGTACCTCCGGCAACGCTGTACTCGAACAAGCGCTTCTGAAAGTGCGCAAGGCAATCGAGGAAGGCCGCACCATCGTTGATCCTCTCAAAGAATGCGGCGTGTTCCCGAACATGGTCACGCAGATGATCGGCGTTGGCGAAGCGACTGGCGCGATGGACAACATGTTGCAGAAGATCGCCGACTTCTACGAAGACGAAGTCGATGCCGCCACAAAAGACTTGCTGACGATGCTGGAGCCGTTGATGATCGCATTCCTGGGCGTCGCGGTCGGCGGGATCGTCATCTCACTCTATATGCCGCTCTTCTCCATGATCGCGAAGCTTTCGGGCTAA